In Saccharolobus solfataricus, a genomic segment contains:
- a CDS encoding ABC transporter permease codes for MSKYYNRIRKALFNNKFILAGIVIILVDFAIGIVGAFWTPYPVSETFGISLPPSSAHILGTDEFGHDVLSVMMASTLTSLIVGISVGALIAIISTLIGLFGGYYGGKISGVIIDILTITALTIPGVILLVIIEAYFRAASSTINITLSYIIVVIGLAITSWAFGAKQIRAQVLSISKRDYIIASRLIGEKSWRIIFNQILPSILPLTVAQFLFGVLYGILSLITAEFWGVLPTNINNLGTMLFFISSNGAYLSNQWWWILGAIIPIMVLGAGLGILNIGIDEFIDPRLKEVKPKVIPEKIVILEEQEIIEVPMLGNYKNRK; via the coding sequence GTGAGTAAATATTACAATAGAATTAGAAAAGCATTATTTAATAATAAATTTATATTAGCTGGAATTGTAATAATCTTAGTAGACTTTGCGATAGGGATAGTGGGAGCTTTTTGGACACCGTATCCAGTTTCAGAAACCTTCGGAATTTCTCTTCCTCCTAGTTCCGCTCATATCTTAGGGACTGATGAATTTGGTCATGATGTTCTCTCAGTGATGATGGCATCTACGCTAACCTCTCTAATTGTAGGAATTTCAGTTGGAGCATTAATTGCAATTATTAGTACGCTAATTGGATTGTTTGGAGGCTACTACGGTGGTAAGATAAGTGGTGTAATAATTGATATATTAACTATTACCGCTTTAACTATACCAGGTGTCATCTTATTAGTAATAATAGAAGCGTACTTTAGAGCTGCTAGTTCGACTATAAATATAACCTTGAGTTACATAATAGTTGTTATAGGACTTGCGATAACTAGTTGGGCTTTCGGTGCCAAGCAAATAAGAGCTCAGGTCCTTTCTATATCAAAAAGGGATTATATTATAGCTTCAAGATTAATTGGAGAGAAATCTTGGAGAATAATATTTAATCAAATATTACCATCGATACTTCCATTAACAGTTGCACAGTTTCTTTTTGGAGTACTATATGGAATCTTATCACTAATTACTGCAGAATTTTGGGGTGTATTGCCAACTAACATAAACAATTTAGGAACTATGCTATTCTTTATCTCATCCAACGGAGCTTACCTAAGTAATCAGTGGTGGTGGATATTAGGTGCGATAATACCAATTATGGTATTAGGCGCTGGTCTAGGGATATTGAATATAGGAATAGACGAGTTTATTGATCCTAGACTAAAAGAGGTTAAACCTAAGGTAATTCCGGAAAAGATTGTTATACTTGAGGAACAGGAGATAATAGAAGTACCAATGTTAGGAAATTATAAGAATAGAAAATGA
- a CDS encoding SGNH/GDSL hydrolase family protein produces MFAGDSITDREKSNNAPLGYGYVNLFYNLMLAKHPETKITVINSGISGNTVIDLIDRWDDDVLSYKPNWISILIGINDLHKFLGGLTTFNPENYYENLRRLLKYTRKVLNNVNFILMTPFYISRNKLEGGFRAKVLELLPQYIEKVRLLSNEFSATYIDLHDTFKKLVNIREPNVYAPEPVHPNFTGHMVIALKLLEALEI; encoded by the coding sequence GTGTTTGCTGGAGATAGTATAACCGATCGTGAGAAGTCAAACAACGCTCCTTTAGGGTATGGGTATGTCAATCTTTTTTATAATCTTATGTTGGCTAAACATCCAGAGACGAAAATTACTGTTATAAATTCTGGTATAAGTGGAAATACTGTAATCGACCTCATAGATAGATGGGACGATGATGTGCTAAGTTATAAACCTAATTGGATATCGATTTTAATTGGTATAAATGACCTCCATAAGTTTCTAGGTGGCTTAACGACATTTAACCCTGAAAACTACTATGAAAACTTGAGACGTCTACTAAAATATACTAGAAAAGTGCTTAACAACGTGAATTTTATTTTAATGACCCCATTTTATATCAGTAGGAATAAACTTGAGGGTGGATTTAGGGCTAAGGTGCTGGAACTATTACCTCAATATATAGAGAAAGTTAGATTACTATCTAACGAGTTCTCTGCAACTTATATTGACCTTCACGACACTTTTAAAAAACTAGTTAATATAAGGGAACCTAACGTCTACGCACCAGAACCAGTTCATCCAAATTTCACAGGGCACATGGTAATTGCCTTAAAGCTGCTTGAGGCATTGGAAATATGA
- a CDS encoding ABC transporter permease — protein MATFFVVITVNFILPRLMPGSALAVVISLIEGQNGVAATAGSSAIALEVSQLEAAFGLTPAPWYVQYAHYIQGIFTLNLGASITYYPTPVLSIILSGLPWTLFLVVVGAIIAFFLGSYLGSIAGFNRRSRKDLVILIITSILAALPSFVILMYLEMWLSVQHGIFLISFPSKINTSPNSIMALSRFYTLPIIALMFTSLSGFVLGMRNNMLHTIRDNYVTYAEILGLDHNRIRKMVYKNSLLPNITAFAIILGLAISQSLTVEGLLTTPGVGFFFGLALTSKDLPLLQGIFLFIAIMLILSIAIVEAIYTILDPRARVSESE, from the coding sequence GTGGCCACATTTTTTGTGGTCATAACAGTAAACTTCATATTACCAAGATTAATGCCAGGAAGCGCTCTTGCTGTAGTAATATCCTTAATTGAAGGACAGAATGGTGTCGCTGCTACAGCTGGAAGTAGCGCGATAGCCCTTGAAGTAAGCCAGCTTGAAGCTGCATTTGGTTTAACTCCTGCACCATGGTATGTACAGTATGCGCATTACATACAAGGAATATTTACGCTAAACCTAGGAGCCAGCATAACATATTACCCAACTCCTGTACTCTCCATAATTTTAAGCGGACTACCTTGGACATTATTTCTAGTCGTAGTTGGAGCAATCATAGCCTTCTTCCTTGGAAGTTATCTTGGAAGTATAGCCGGTTTTAACAGAAGAAGTAGAAAAGATTTAGTAATATTAATAATTACATCAATCTTGGCTGCTTTGCCTTCATTCGTTATTTTAATGTATTTAGAAATGTGGTTATCCGTGCAACATGGAATATTTCTTATAAGCTTCCCAAGCAAGATTAATACTAGTCCCAATTCAATTATGGCCCTTTCAAGATTTTATACACTCCCAATAATAGCGTTAATGTTTACATCATTATCGGGATTTGTGCTGGGAATGAGAAATAATATGCTACATACGATTAGAGATAATTATGTAACTTACGCAGAGATTCTTGGATTAGATCATAATCGAATTAGAAAGATGGTTTACAAAAACTCATTGTTACCAAATATAACCGCCTTTGCAATAATATTGGGTCTCGCAATAAGCCAGTCACTGACTGTAGAAGGTCTATTAACGACACCAGGTGTGGGATTCTTCTTCGGGTTAGCATTAACTTCAAAGGATTTACCCCTTCTCCAAGGGATTTTCTTATTTATCGCAATAATGTTAATACTTTCAATAGCTATAGTAGAAGCAATCTACACTATTCTAGATCCTAGAGCAAGGGTGAGTGAAAGTGAGTAA
- a CDS encoding helix-turn-helix domain-containing protein, producing MLSLTYNWKAFKLLKKYELVSHKYINVMVSHHGCWSELTSVNYIDTLINIEYSSFEILKASRIAMIRGSKENIKGQIKNIITKDRSIIDFDISEIVSDNNKYSIYLISMLQEAENTMISKLRAKGTSIIGTTIRDGKEIYDVIVPRDVKTLVVDAIMKDDRVKIINFVEKDVNEELIFKVISRNSFEMLLTEKERMLLRKARELGYFNVPRDRNSQELAKQLGVSKMNISFSLRKILKKISDLID from the coding sequence ATGCTTTCATTAACGTATAATTGGAAAGCTTTTAAACTTTTAAAAAAGTATGAACTTGTGAGCCATAAGTACATTAACGTGATGGTTTCGCATCATGGCTGTTGGTCAGAGCTCACGAGTGTAAATTATATTGATACGTTAATTAACATTGAGTACTCTAGTTTTGAGATACTTAAGGCAAGTAGGATTGCTATGATTAGAGGGAGTAAAGAAAATATTAAAGGGCAGATTAAGAACATTATAACTAAAGATAGGAGTATTATAGACTTTGATATATCAGAGATTGTTAGTGATAATAATAAGTACTCAATCTATTTAATATCAATGTTACAAGAGGCTGAGAATACGATGATAAGTAAACTGAGAGCTAAGGGTACTTCTATCATTGGGACTACCATACGAGATGGTAAGGAGATCTACGACGTTATAGTACCAAGAGACGTTAAGACTTTAGTTGTAGACGCCATAATGAAGGATGACAGGGTAAAAATTATCAACTTCGTGGAGAAGGACGTTAATGAGGAATTAATATTCAAAGTAATAAGTAGGAACTCGTTCGAAATGCTTCTAACTGAAAAGGAGAGAATGCTATTGAGAAAGGCAAGGGAGTTAGGTTATTTTAATGTGCCTAGAGATAGGAACTCTCAAGAACTAGCTAAACAATTAGGAGTTAGTAAGATGAATATCTCTTTCTCTTTAAGGAAGATACTTAAAAAAATCTCTGACTTGATAGATTAA
- a CDS encoding ABC transporter substrate-binding protein — translation MNKKIKNVIGLTALILMALSAFMPFIISSRVVNSQSPQLNPAASYSFPWASSYPTFGVTTGSGPIVPNNWNVFGVGERSDDIPYEFIFETLGIADFMTGQVYPWLATNWTFTDNNTNFIVYLRHGVYFYYNGTLPNGTQGQILWPFSAKDVVATYQDYFKVYGNPFNVTVTEVNPYEVIFHFGKPNVQYALYDLLEQFIVPWEQYANLTNPAAAVIPIPVGTGPYYLAKATETQATFYRNPYYWIPGRPFISTFTYYVGISNAQAYGLLAKGIAQWGGTGSTGSTPFSKLFTYANPQYYHGMASIGNGSGGQPSFLWINFARLNYWPWNETWFRYALSLALNRTQISLGSQYGIPTGAPPTPADFLPSPMEEIWLNSTIIQEAHQVDQYNLTEAIQILESHGLKIINGKLSFPNGTPLPTYTMINYQGFSDTYATTQLIAEDLAQIGLQINVVSETPSQMFGPALDGGQYDLIYWITNAYSPYYVWESAFIPPLIPGTDQPNVTALETIGVYVYSDFGRWIPPKEFIDLWIQAGDTTNVTLLKQIYNKMAAILIKDLPAIPVVFDAYPRYEYEDQYYIGFSTPQYFYTWNVEPWIGGNLLMLMNLAPRPPGMSNAQEVAYTQAAWQDLLAFIYGKANTATPPSLLAMLQPSTSTVTQTSTSTSTVTTTSASTSVTTTTSMSTTSVTSTVSTSSGLSTGVIAGIIVVIIVIIAVVAYVVVRRR, via the coding sequence ATGAACAAAAAGATAAAAAATGTAATAGGGCTTACTGCATTAATATTAATGGCACTTTCAGCCTTTATGCCATTTATTATCAGTAGCAGAGTAGTCAATTCACAATCACCTCAATTAAATCCGGCAGCAAGCTATAGTTTTCCATGGGCATCGTCATATCCAACTTTTGGAGTAACAACCGGAAGTGGACCTATTGTACCTAATAATTGGAACGTGTTTGGAGTAGGAGAGAGATCCGATGATATTCCTTATGAGTTTATATTCGAGACATTAGGAATTGCAGATTTCATGACAGGTCAGGTTTATCCATGGTTGGCGACAAACTGGACATTCACAGATAATAATACAAATTTCATTGTATATCTAAGACATGGAGTTTATTTCTACTATAATGGAACATTACCTAATGGTACGCAAGGACAAATATTATGGCCATTTTCAGCTAAGGATGTGGTTGCAACTTATCAAGACTATTTTAAGGTCTATGGAAATCCATTTAATGTTACAGTAACCGAAGTTAATCCATACGAGGTTATTTTCCATTTTGGTAAACCAAACGTCCAGTACGCGTTGTATGACTTATTAGAGCAATTTATTGTCCCTTGGGAACAATACGCTAATTTAACGAATCCAGCTGCAGCAGTAATACCCATACCTGTGGGAACAGGTCCATATTATTTAGCTAAGGCCACAGAAACCCAAGCTACATTCTATAGAAATCCATACTACTGGATCCCAGGTAGGCCATTTATATCAACGTTCACATACTATGTTGGGATTAGTAATGCTCAAGCATATGGCCTTCTAGCTAAAGGAATCGCGCAGTGGGGTGGAACTGGAAGTACTGGATCAACTCCTTTCAGTAAGTTATTTACATATGCTAATCCTCAATATTATCATGGTATGGCAAGTATAGGGAATGGATCTGGAGGTCAACCCTCGTTCTTGTGGATAAACTTTGCTAGGCTTAACTATTGGCCTTGGAACGAGACCTGGTTTAGATACGCGTTGTCATTAGCCTTAAATAGAACACAAATTTCTTTAGGTTCGCAATATGGGATACCTACCGGAGCTCCTCCAACACCTGCTGACTTCTTACCATCTCCAATGGAAGAAATCTGGTTAAATTCAACAATTATACAGGAAGCCCATCAAGTAGATCAGTATAATCTCACTGAAGCTATACAGATTTTGGAATCGCACGGTCTAAAAATAATTAATGGAAAATTAAGTTTCCCTAATGGTACACCACTACCAACTTATACAATGATAAATTATCAAGGTTTCTCTGATACCTATGCCACTACTCAACTAATTGCAGAGGATCTAGCACAGATAGGACTACAGATTAATGTTGTGTCAGAAACTCCTTCACAAATGTTCGGCCCGGCTCTTGATGGGGGTCAGTATGATTTAATATACTGGATCACTAATGCTTACAGTCCTTATTATGTGTGGGAATCTGCGTTCATACCTCCACTTATACCTGGTACTGATCAGCCAAACGTAACTGCTCTAGAAACTATTGGGGTATATGTATATTCTGATTTTGGTAGATGGATCCCTCCTAAGGAATTTATAGACCTTTGGATACAGGCTGGAGATACAACAAATGTAACATTACTAAAACAGATATATAATAAAATGGCAGCTATTCTAATAAAGGATTTACCCGCAATCCCAGTGGTCTTTGACGCATATCCAAGATACGAATATGAGGACCAATACTATATTGGATTTTCGACTCCACAATACTTCTATACATGGAATGTGGAACCTTGGATAGGAGGAAATCTATTAATGTTAATGAATCTTGCTCCTAGACCTCCTGGTATGTCTAACGCACAAGAGGTTGCTTATACTCAAGCTGCTTGGCAAGATTTACTTGCATTCATATACGGCAAGGCCAATACTGCAACACCACCATCATTATTAGCTATGTTGCAGCCTTCCACATCAACAGTAACTCAGACTTCCACAAGTACTTCAACTGTTACTACAACGAGTGCGTCAACATCTGTCACTACTACAACCTCTATGAGTACTACTTCGGTAACTAGTACTGTGTCAACATCTAGTGGGTTATCTACTGGTGTTATTGCTGGTATAATTGTTGTTATAATTGTAATTATAGCAGTAGTAGCTTATGTAGTGGTAAGAAGAAGATAA
- a CDS encoding ABC transporter ATP-binding protein, whose protein sequence is MDSLLKVNELTAGYFNQDGFVIGVTNVNFEVYPNEIFAIAGESGCGKSTLAMAIYGLLKYPGVVLRGHVYLKDKDILSITQEELRKLRMKEFVYVPQFAMDALDPVAKIGDQMMRAAVSHGVNVEEARKLIKEKLELVDLPYNVVNMYPHELSGGMRQRVVIATSILLNPSLIILDEPTTGLDVIVQYEILKDLKRIQRQLGVSLVIISHDISMLLMISDRVGIMYAGEIVEIGSKEEIIKRPSHPYTYLLISSLPSLVKRREKLLSIPGNPPLMLSKVPNSCRFYDRCPFKMEKCSTLNPALGDIMDGHKARCFLQKGGYVDLSTLPIPLEYYAEEKAETDLSESNQHEVVMKILNLSKIYYIRKNLILSEPINAVNDVSFELKKGTITALVGGSGHGKSTIAKILAGMIQQTSGKIILLGKDVSEYGVRNSMWYKENVQMIFQDPYSSLDPRHTVRWHVERPLLIHKKVSNKDQLLPKIIEVLKNVGLKPPEKYLYKYPHELSGGERQRVAIARATAVEPKVLVADEPVSMLDASLRAGILNLIKKFKKNGISILYITHDIATVNYIADEIMVIYKGRIVEKGNTYEVISNPSHEYTKRLIEAVPDPYKTI, encoded by the coding sequence ATGGATAGTTTACTCAAGGTAAATGAATTAACAGCAGGTTATTTTAATCAAGATGGATTTGTAATTGGTGTTACTAACGTTAATTTTGAGGTATATCCAAATGAGATTTTCGCTATAGCGGGCGAATCTGGATGTGGGAAGTCTACGTTAGCAATGGCAATTTACGGCTTACTTAAGTACCCTGGAGTAGTCCTTAGGGGCCACGTTTATTTGAAAGACAAAGATATCTTATCAATTACTCAGGAAGAACTCAGAAAGCTTAGAATGAAAGAGTTCGTGTATGTACCTCAGTTTGCTATGGATGCGTTAGATCCAGTAGCTAAAATAGGTGATCAAATGATGCGAGCTGCGGTAAGTCATGGAGTAAATGTGGAAGAGGCACGTAAGTTAATAAAAGAGAAACTGGAGTTAGTGGATCTTCCTTATAATGTAGTTAATATGTATCCGCATGAGTTATCAGGCGGTATGAGGCAAAGAGTTGTAATAGCTACGTCTATTCTCTTAAACCCCTCTTTAATAATACTCGATGAGCCTACAACAGGACTGGACGTTATTGTCCAATATGAAATACTTAAGGATCTAAAGAGAATACAAAGACAGTTAGGTGTTTCTTTAGTAATTATATCTCATGATATATCAATGTTGTTGATGATATCGGATAGAGTAGGCATAATGTATGCTGGTGAGATAGTAGAGATTGGATCAAAGGAGGAAATTATAAAAAGGCCGTCTCATCCATATACATACCTTCTTATAAGTAGCCTCCCGTCTTTGGTAAAGAGACGAGAGAAATTATTATCAATACCAGGGAATCCACCACTTATGCTATCGAAAGTACCTAATTCATGTAGGTTTTATGATAGATGTCCATTCAAGATGGAAAAATGTAGCACTCTTAACCCAGCTTTAGGAGATATAATGGATGGTCATAAGGCTAGGTGTTTCCTACAAAAAGGGGGATATGTTGACTTATCTACTCTTCCCATACCGTTAGAATATTATGCTGAGGAGAAGGCAGAAACTGATTTATCAGAGAGCAATCAACATGAGGTTGTAATGAAGATACTGAATTTAAGTAAAATTTATTATATTAGAAAAAACCTTATTTTAAGTGAACCCATCAATGCTGTTAATGATGTATCCTTTGAGTTAAAGAAGGGCACTATAACAGCATTGGTAGGCGGAAGTGGACATGGTAAGTCTACTATCGCTAAAATACTAGCTGGTATGATTCAACAGACTTCTGGTAAGATAATTCTATTAGGAAAAGATGTGAGTGAATACGGCGTGAGGAACTCTATGTGGTATAAGGAGAACGTTCAGATGATATTCCAAGATCCTTACTCTTCGCTTGATCCTCGTCATACTGTTAGGTGGCACGTAGAGAGACCTTTACTCATACATAAAAAGGTTTCAAATAAAGATCAATTATTACCGAAAATAATTGAGGTTCTTAAAAATGTAGGATTAAAGCCACCCGAGAAATATCTATATAAATATCCTCATGAGCTATCTGGTGGAGAAAGGCAAAGGGTGGCAATAGCTAGAGCAACTGCTGTAGAACCTAAAGTGTTAGTTGCTGATGAACCAGTTTCCATGTTAGATGCCTCGTTGAGGGCAGGCATATTAAATCTAATTAAGAAGTTTAAAAAGAATGGTATCAGCATATTATACATAACCCACGACATTGCAACTGTAAATTATATTGCTGACGAGATTATGGTTATTTATAAGGGAAGGATAGTAGAAAAGGGAAACACTTATGAAGTTATATCCAATCCATCTCATGAGTATACTAAACGTTTAATAGAGGCAGTGCCGGATCCATATAAAACTATCTAA
- a CDS encoding IS110 family transposase: MVGSISEAKSSVSGVTDPYCRTEHCEKIHPYRCDKEVGVLGIDVSKDNLITSRGGKYENNLKGYEKILDMKPCTIVLEPTGVYSIKPSQYFKEKGIRVLQVSPNVLSREKDFREKKTDFYDAEKLENMVDKAKEYEYNVLRELVTLYLFLKDMEVKQKNRLKRALFLVSDNDKINKERLERLASGDFAQEVLYQLEYTPIVLEEVKILAKALFETQEKLKEVKEMIESQVPEDHVLLTIPGVGKLAAGIIIGVVGDIRRFPKPESFVAYCGLDPVVERSGKAVVSKGISRRGNKYLRSLFYFLAQMNCSKNPTLLRFYESHRNRLHGRKLYTALARKLAKVVWSVWYNNKPYEPK, translated from the coding sequence ATGGTCGGTAGTATTTCTGAAGCTAAGTCTTCGGTTTCCGGCGTGACCGACCCCTACTGTCGGACTGAACATTGTGAGAAAATCCACCCATATAGGTGTGACAAGGAGGTAGGGGTCCTAGGAATAGACGTGTCAAAAGATAATTTAATCACGAGCAGGGGAGGAAAATACGAGAACAACCTAAAAGGCTATGAGAAAATCCTCGATATGAAGCCTTGCACGATAGTCCTAGAGCCCACCGGAGTATACTCAATAAAGCCTTCCCAATACTTCAAGGAAAAAGGAATAAGAGTACTACAAGTAAGCCCAAACGTGCTATCAAGGGAAAAGGACTTCAGGGAAAAGAAAACAGATTTTTACGACGCAGAAAAATTAGAAAACATGGTCGACAAGGCAAAGGAGTACGAGTATAACGTCCTTAGAGAACTCGTAACTCTATACCTGTTCTTAAAGGACATGGAAGTAAAACAAAAGAACAGACTAAAGAGAGCACTATTCCTAGTAAGCGACAACGACAAGATAAATAAGGAGAGATTGGAAAGACTAGCAAGCGGAGACTTCGCACAAGAAGTACTCTACCAACTAGAATACACGCCAATAGTACTTGAAGAAGTCAAAATACTGGCTAAGGCCCTCTTTGAGACGCAAGAGAAGTTAAAAGAGGTCAAGGAGATGATAGAGAGCCAAGTACCGGAAGACCACGTCCTACTGACGATTCCGGGAGTTGGGAAGCTTGCTGCAGGGATAATCATTGGCGTTGTAGGTGATATTAGGCGCTTCCCTAAGCCTGAGTCTTTCGTAGCTTATTGCGGTCTAGATCCGGTAGTGGAGAGGAGCGGTAAGGCGGTGGTAAGTAAGGGAATCTCAAGGAGGGGTAACAAGTATTTGCGCAGCCTTTTCTACTTTCTTGCGCAGATGAACTGTTCAAAGAACCCGACCTTATTGAGGTTTTACGAGTCTCATAGGAATAGACTTCACGGTAGGAAGTTATACACTGCCTTGGCGAGAAAGTTGGCTAAGGTTGTGTGGAGCGTTTGGTATAATAATAAGCCTTATGAGCCCAAGTGA
- a CDS encoding aldo/keto reductase has translation MAKLLYLWYQTYKMCNKMEYMKFGNSGLKVSKFCLGTWHLPPSKERDSYGVYKVDEEESKKTIVKAIDLGVNFFDTANVYHGVMQGPDVFHVGNAERILGEAIKGYDRESLVLATKVRGKMAEHANGEGLSRKHIMWQVRESLKRLNTDYIDIYLMHRPDPDTPIEETMETFHDLVRQGKIHYIGESYFDPTDIPYLVKIAKDLHVPFIAMQEPYNFLERDIEKDKFILAKTYGLGIMAYIPLAQGVLTGKYLNTTPDMSRATYVPEISNRYFTKENFEVLREFHEIAKELGVTDTQLALAWIFKIQEINQITIVPIIGVTKINQLEENIESLNVKISNDTYKKLDEISKRVKVNWEIKYNKIIKRFE, from the coding sequence ATGGCGAAACTTTTATATTTATGGTATCAAACATACAAAATGTGTAATAAGATGGAGTATATGAAATTTGGTAATAGTGGTTTAAAAGTGTCGAAGTTTTGTCTAGGTACATGGCATTTACCTCCGTCTAAGGAAAGGGATAGCTACGGGGTTTATAAGGTAGATGAGGAAGAGAGTAAAAAGACAATTGTAAAGGCAATAGATCTTGGCGTAAATTTCTTTGATACTGCTAATGTCTATCATGGTGTGATGCAGGGACCAGACGTTTTCCATGTAGGTAATGCTGAAAGGATATTAGGGGAGGCAATTAAGGGATACGATAGAGAATCGTTAGTTTTAGCTACAAAGGTTCGCGGGAAGATGGCTGAACATGCTAATGGTGAAGGACTTTCAAGGAAGCACATTATGTGGCAAGTAAGAGAATCGTTGAAGAGATTGAATACTGATTATATCGATATATATTTAATGCATAGACCAGATCCAGATACACCAATAGAAGAGACTATGGAAACATTTCACGATTTGGTAAGACAAGGTAAAATACACTACATTGGTGAGAGTTATTTTGATCCGACAGACATACCCTATTTAGTTAAGATTGCAAAAGACCTACATGTTCCTTTCATAGCCATGCAAGAACCCTATAATTTTTTAGAGAGAGACATAGAAAAAGATAAATTTATACTGGCAAAAACGTATGGATTAGGAATAATGGCATATATACCCTTAGCACAAGGAGTTCTTACAGGTAAATACCTTAATACTACTCCAGATATGAGTAGAGCTACATACGTACCCGAAATATCTAATAGGTATTTTACTAAAGAGAATTTCGAGGTTTTAAGGGAATTTCATGAAATTGCTAAGGAACTAGGAGTCACAGATACCCAATTAGCCTTAGCGTGGATTTTCAAGATTCAAGAAATCAATCAAATTACCATAGTCCCTATAATAGGGGTTACAAAAATTAATCAGCTAGAGGAAAACATTGAGAGCCTAAATGTGAAGATATCGAATGATACATATAAGAAGTTAGACGAAATTTCAAAACGCGTTAAGGTAAATTGGGAAATTAAATATAATAAGATTATAAAAAGATTTGAATAA
- a CDS encoding IS5-like element ISC1058 family transposase, with the protein MEKSKYKRDWSKYDENVITRYKLMFPFYVFEHWWDLLAEENRNARTKYKAPKEFDEFLAFLHIFLPYRAIEGVLRALEQLKIIPTSLDYSTIWKRVRNMKITFPEASDELEVIADATGISTNTGGQYIVAKWGKTRDSKFLKIEIVMDNNEFNVINAEVTSNEVESAVKTVKDLQDKGKKVKKFYGDKTYDANEVYKTGVEVVVPPKKNASTKRGHLARRKAVREFRKLGYDRWREEKGYGVRWRVESLFSAVKRTFGESVRATSFAGQVVEAKLKFWAYAWMVHLANSVVGRAPGIRV; encoded by the coding sequence ATGGAAAAGAGTAAGTACAAGAGGGACTGGAGCAAGTACGACGAGAACGTCATTACTAGATATAAGTTGATGTTCCCCTTCTACGTATTCGAACATTGGTGGGACTTATTAGCAGAGGAGAACAGGAACGCTAGGACAAAGTATAAAGCTCCGAAGGAGTTCGACGAATTCCTAGCCTTCCTCCACATCTTCCTACCTTACAGAGCAATAGAAGGAGTATTAAGAGCCTTAGAACAATTGAAGATCATCCCCACAAGCCTCGATTACTCAACAATATGGAAGAGAGTGAGGAACATGAAAATAACCTTCCCCGAGGCAAGTGACGAACTTGAAGTAATTGCAGACGCTACAGGCATTAGCACAAACACGGGAGGACAATACATTGTTGCCAAGTGGGGTAAGACTAGGGATTCAAAATTCCTCAAGATCGAGATAGTAATGGACAATAACGAATTCAACGTGATAAACGCTGAGGTCACTAGCAACGAGGTTGAAAGCGCTGTAAAAACAGTTAAGGATCTTCAAGATAAGGGAAAGAAGGTCAAGAAGTTTTATGGAGATAAGACATATGACGCCAATGAGGTTTACAAGACCGGAGTTGAGGTTGTAGTTCCTCCCAAGAAGAACGCTTCTACTAAAAGGGGCCATCTTGCTAGACGTAAGGCTGTGCGGGAGTTTAGGAAGTTGGGTTATGATCGTTGGAGGGAGGAGAAGGGTTATGGCGTTAGGTGGAGGGTCGAGTCCTTGTTCTCTGCGGTGAAGCGTACTTTTGGGGAATCGGTTAGGGCAACAAGTTTTGCTGGACAAGTAGTTGAGGCTAAGCTCAAGTTCTGGGCTTACGCGTGGATGGTTCACTTGGCGAATTCTGTAGTCGGTAGGGCTCCGGGCATTAGGGTGTAA